The proteins below come from a single Papaver somniferum cultivar HN1 chromosome 11, ASM357369v1, whole genome shotgun sequence genomic window:
- the LOC113323569 gene encoding S-norcoclaurine synthase 2-like, with amino-acid sequence MRYELINEFDVGASADDVWAVYSSPDLPRLIVELLPGVFKKIDVVEGNGGLGTVLHLVYPHGSVPLSYKEKFVTMDNHKRLKEVRQIEGGYLEMGCTFYMDSFQILKKTHDSCTIRSITKYEVSAELAEKVSSHISVESLVDMARAISKYVIQNNEKNKAEDPSTCSEEGHDKKHGHLHRIWISLFGK; translated from the exons ATGAGGTATGAACTTATAAATGAATTCGACGTCGGAGCTTCAGCCGACGATGTCTGGGCAGTTTACAGCTCTCCCGATCTCCCAAGGCTCATAGTTGAATTACTTCCCGGTGTTTTCAAAAAGATCGATGTGGTCGAAGGTAACGGTGGTCTTGGCACGGTTCTTCACCTCGTCTATCCTCATG GATCTGTGCCACTCTCTTACAAGGAGAAGTTCGTAACCATGGATAACCATAAACGACTGAAAGAGGTGCGACAGATCGAAGGAGGATATCTGGAGATGGGCTGTACATTTTACATGGATAGTTTCCAAATCCTGAAGAAAACTCATGATTCATGCACCATAAGATCGATTACCAAATACGAAGTTAGCGCCGAACTCGCAGAAAAAGTTTCTTCTCATATCAGTGTCGAGTCCCTTGTTGATATGGCTCGAGCTATCTCAAAATACGTCATCCAAAACAACGAGAAAAACAAGGCAGAAGATCCTTCAACTTGTTCTGAAGAAGGTCATGATAAAAAGCATGGTCATTTGCATAGGATTTGGATTTCTTTGTTTGGTAAGTAA
- the LOC113324981 gene encoding uncharacterized protein LOC113324981 codes for MDAPSFGWIKCNSDGAFYDTSGANGAGYVIRDFSRKSIFCASLVFEVHSAEEAEARAICVVLKKALEQHLTHIIIESDAKSLFDQFSAGNFERNTRTDTTFKDILLFSSKLVACSFRFQPHYCNSVAHELAMWVKKINSTMY; via the coding sequence atggatgccccCTCTTTTGGTTGGATTAAATGTAATAGTGATGGTGCCTTTTATGATACTTCTGGAGCAAATGGTGCAGGGTATGTGATCCGAGATTTCTCAAGAAAATCAATCTTTTGTGCGTCTTTAGTTTTTGAAGTACATTCagctgaagaagctgaagcaagagcCATCTGTGTAGTACTAAAGAAAGCCTTGGAGCAACATTTAACTCACATCATCATTGAAAGCGATGCGAAATCCCTCTTCGACCAATTTTCAGCTGGGAATTTTGAACGAAATACGCGTACGGATACTACCTTTAAGGATATTCTACTTTTTTCTTCTAAGTTAGTTGCCTGTAGTTTTAGATTTCAACCACATTATTGTAACTCTGTAGCTCATGAACTTGCAATGTGGGTTAAGAAAATAAATTCTACTATGTACTAG
- the LOC113320585 gene encoding S-norcoclaurine synthase-like yields MKYQAGLSIFLLFLIGTGESSKYTLVNDFNVAASADEVWAVYSSHNLPKLIVKLLPGMFKRIDVLKGDGGVGTILRLVYPPGSVPLTYKEKFVTIDNRRRLKEVLQIEGGYLKMGVTFYMDSFQVIKRGRDSCIIRSITKYEIRDDLAVKVSPLISVDSLVTMARAISKYVLENKKKANSTIVP; encoded by the exons atgaaatatcAAGCTGGTTTATCAATCTTTTTGTTATTCTTAATTGGTACGGGAGAATCATCGAAATATACCCTTGTTAATGACTTCAACGTAGCAGCCTCAGCCGATGAAGTATGGGCAGTTTACAGCTCTCATAACCTCCCTAAACTCATTGTGAAATTATTACCCGGTAtgttcaaaagaatagatgtacTTAAAGGCGATGGTGGCGTTGGTACCATTCTCCGCCTTGTTTATCCTCCTG GATCGGTGCCGCTTACGTACAAGGAGAAATTCGTGACAATCGATAACCGCAGGCGTTTGAAGGAGGTACTACAAATCGAAGGAGGGTACCTGAAAATGGGTGTAACCTTCTACATGGACAGTTTCCAAGTCATAAAAAGAGGTCGCGATTCATGCATCATCAGATCCATAACTAAGTACGAAATTAGAGATGACCTTGCTGTTAAAGTTTCTCCTCTCATCAGTGTCGATTCTCTAGTCACCATGGCTAGAGctatctcaaaatatgtgctaGAGAACAAGAAGAAAGCTAATTCAACAATAGTTCCTTGA